The proteins below are encoded in one region of Eulemur rufifrons isolate Redbay chromosome 2, OSU_ERuf_1, whole genome shotgun sequence:
- the PET100 gene encoding protein PET100 homolog, mitochondrial isoform X2, protein MGVKLEVFRMTLYLAFPVAMFWISNQAEWFEDYVILRKRELWPPEKEGQIEEFKERMRKQQEEKFLRVAQQNS, encoded by the exons ATGGGGGTGAAGCTGGAGGTGTTTCGG ATGACACTCTACCTCGCTTTCCCTGTGGCTATGTTCTGGATTTCGAATCAGGCTGAATGGTTTGAGGACTACGTCATACTGCGCAAG AGGGAGCTGTGGCCACCTGAGAAGGAGGGCCAG ATAGAAGAATTCAAAGAAAGGATGCGGAAGCAGCAGGAGGAGAAGTTCCTTCGAGTTGCCCAGCAGAACTCCTGA
- the PET100 gene encoding protein PET100 homolog, mitochondrial isoform X1 — translation MGVKLEVFRMTLYLAFPVAMFWISNQAEWFEDYVILRKRELWPPEKEGQRQEIEEFKERMRKQQEEKFLRVAQQNS, via the exons ATGGGGGTGAAGCTGGAGGTGTTTCGG ATGACACTCTACCTCGCTTTCCCTGTGGCTATGTTCTGGATTTCGAATCAGGCTGAATGGTTTGAGGACTACGTCATACTGCGCAAG AGGGAGCTGTGGCCACCTGAGAAGGAGGGCCAG CGTCAAGAGATAGAAGAATTCAAAGAAAGGATGCGGAAGCAGCAGGAGGAGAAGTTCCTTCGAGTTGCCCAGCAGAACTCCTGA
- the PCP2 gene encoding Purkinje cell protein 2 homolog: MEGSPDQEGFFNLLSHVQGDRIEAQRCSLQAGPGQTTGSQGGPTPEMDSLMDMVASTQGRRMDDQRVTVSSLPGFQPVGPKDGVQKRAGTLSPQPLLTPQDPTALSFRRNSSPQPQTQAP; the protein is encoded by the exons ATG GAGGGCTCCCCGGACCAGGAGGGCTTCTTCAACCTGCTGAGCCACGTGCAGGGTGACCGGATTGAGGCGCAGCGCTGTTCACTGCAGGCGGGGCCGGGCCAGACCACCGGGAGCC AGGGTGGCCCCACGCCCGAGATGGACAGCCTCATGGACATGGTGGCCAGTACCCAGGGTCGCCGCATGGATGACCAACGTGTGACAGTCAGCAGTCTGCCTGGCTTCCAGCCTGTGGGCCCCAAG GACGGAGTGCAGAAACGAGCTGGgaccctcagcccccagcccctgctcactCCTCAGGACCCGACCGCTCTCAGCTTCCGTCGGAACAGCAGCCCCCAGCCGCAAACACAAGCCCCCTGA